A window of the Pyrodictium abyssi genome harbors these coding sequences:
- a CDS encoding ATP-binding protein, translating to MLPRFVDRVEELRRLEAYALEGYYPVLYLYGPEGCGKTRLLRELHQVLKQRGDVVAVYVDAQSTSGPWEAVEAPPELARLLAEAAAEYAGPPGRAAALALLRVLGRVRERLVRGKHVVVLVDDVARPLGLERVEAYTKSLLDLVERLQAQGAASVLALATTSEAASRSILARHSHASLAQLWNLGPEAFEELLEVLSAPRHVREQAWRLLGGNPRLALALRARGWRAERLIEDTYPRVRALLEELPRSLLRGLEEAVEDPDALRENQELRRHLVEANLATPVERPCLGYTPPPDPEQGVGRSYVWQTPLYRILAKKYLEEAGKP from the coding sequence TTGCTCCCGCGGTTCGTGGATCGTGTCGAGGAGCTGCGTAGGCTTGAGGCCTACGCGCTGGAGGGGTACTACCCGGTACTCTACCTCTACGGGCCCGAGGGCTGCGGCAAGACCCGGCTCCTCCGGGAGCTCCACCAGGTGCTGAAGCAGCGCGGCGACGTGGTAGCGGTCTACGTGGATGCTCAGAGCACGTCGGGGCCCTGGGAGGCTGTGGAGGCCCCTCCGGAGCTGGCCCGGCTCCTCGCGGAGGCTGCTGCGGAGTATGCTGGGCCCCCGGGCCGGGCGGCTGCGCTGGCTCTGCTCCGCGTCCTCGGCCGGGTCCGGGAGCGGCTCGTCCGCGGCAAGCACGTCGTGGTGCTCGTGGACGATGTGGCGCGCCCCCTGGGGCTAGAGAGGGTAGAGGCCTACACGAAGAGCCTCTTAGACCTCGTGGAGAGGCTCCAGGCCCAGGGCGCTGCGAGCGTGCTAGCCCTGGCGACTACGAGCGAGGCGGCGAGCCGCAGCATCTTGGCGAGGCACAGCCACGCCTCGCTAGCCCAGCTCTGGAACCTGGGCCCCGAGGCCTTCGAGGAGCTACTAGAGGTCCTCAGCGCGCCCCGCCACGTGCGGGAGCAGGCATGGAGGCTGCTGGGCGGCAACCCCCGGCTAGCCCTAGCCCTCCGTGCGAGAGGCTGGAGGGCTGAGAGGCTCATAGAGGACACGTATCCCCGTGTACGCGCCCTCCTCGAGGAGCTCCCCAGGAGCCTCCTCCGGGGCCTAGAGGAGGCCGTAGAGGACCCGGACGCCCTGAGGGAGAACCAGGAGCTACGCCGACACCTCGTCGAGGCGAACCTCGCCACGCCGGTGGAGAGGCCATGCCTAGGCTACACGCCCCCGCCCGACCCCGAGCAGGGGGTGGGCAGGAGCTACGTCTGGCAGACACCGCTATACCGGATACTCGCCAAAAAGTACCTAGAAGAAGCGGGGAAGCCATGA
- a CDS encoding radical SAM/SPASM domain-containing protein, translating to MTSEGPEWLIWIVTGACNLRCPYCYAARYQAEKPLSTREGLRIIDEAAELGVEHVNFTGGEPLLRRDIFELIEAARSHGIETSIFTNMTLMTEDTAARLARLETFLYTSLDGPRDVYEKAKGPGSWARFLKGLEAVRRHGLGFHVNIPVSRLNYSRVAEAIKTAVELGASSISMIPAMPAGRAPGTGTSVSSHEFLEALRQAEEAASQLGITVAVWCAPFTRALPWARHLISSNCRDWNVIDITPSGKVVFCDVLGVVVADVKRDGLRGAWEKLQKHPLNRVINTTPRQCMGCPVAASCRGACYARAQLHWGQLPSPDPLCPVAGPRARV from the coding sequence ATGACGTCTGAGGGGCCGGAGTGGCTCATATGGATAGTCACGGGGGCGTGCAACCTACGCTGCCCATACTGCTACGCAGCACGCTACCAGGCTGAGAAGCCGCTCTCCACACGCGAGGGCCTCAGAATCATAGACGAGGCAGCAGAGCTGGGAGTAGAACACGTCAACTTCACCGGCGGCGAGCCCCTGCTCCGCCGGGACATATTCGAGCTGATAGAGGCGGCCAGGAGCCACGGCATAGAGACGAGCATCTTCACCAACATGACCCTCATGACGGAGGATACCGCTGCTAGGCTAGCCCGGCTAGAGACCTTCCTGTACACCAGCCTCGACGGGCCCCGCGACGTCTACGAGAAAGCCAAGGGCCCCGGCTCCTGGGCCCGGTTCCTAAAGGGCCTCGAAGCCGTCCGCCGCCACGGGTTAGGCTTCCACGTGAACATTCCCGTCTCCCGGCTCAACTACAGCCGCGTTGCCGAGGCGATAAAGACGGCAGTAGAGCTAGGCGCCTCCAGCATCTCCATGATACCAGCCATGCCGGCCGGGAGAGCCCCGGGGACAGGGACGAGTGTCTCTAGCCACGAGTTCCTAGAGGCGCTCCGGCAGGCCGAGGAAGCGGCCAGCCAGCTAGGCATAACCGTAGCAGTTTGGTGCGCCCCGTTCACCAGGGCCCTGCCCTGGGCAAGGCATCTAATCAGCAGCAACTGCCGGGACTGGAACGTCATAGACATAACCCCGAGCGGCAAGGTAGTGTTCTGCGACGTGCTAGGAGTCGTGGTCGCCGACGTGAAGCGGGACGGCCTACGGGGCGCCTGGGAGAAGCTACAGAAGCACCCACTAAACCGGGTCATCAACACCACGCCGAGACAGTGCATGGGTTGTCCTGTAGCGGCCAGCTGCCGTGGAGCCTGCTACGCCCGGGCCCAGCTCCACTGGGGCCAGCTACCGTCGCCCGACCCTCTATGCCCGGTAGCAGGGCCCCGGGCCCGGGTGTAG
- a CDS encoding PIN domain-containing protein yields the protein MLRSSNALPRHQRHSLLSARRQALLQDSGDAVSAGDDLYTSLRVLDEALFTLVRMKAWRDLGIRRIEDLRDYIRAYGYKPFKEEMGKLRDFVKEAGITVLEDKAQLQEVIEAIKRLNLLPADTIIALTCRHYGIDTILTFDEDFRRVPWLRVLP from the coding sequence ATGCTGAGGAGCAGTAATGCTCTTCCTAGACACCAACGCCATAGTCTACTATCTGCACGACGTCAAGCCCTACTCCAGGATAGTGGGGACGCGGTCTCAGCAGGGGATGATCTCTACACAAGCCTACGAGTGCTCGACGAGGCTCTCTTCACACTCGTGAGGATGAAGGCATGGAGAGACCTAGGGATAAGACGCATAGAGGACCTGCGAGACTACATAAGGGCGTACGGCTACAAGCCGTTTAAAGAGGAGATGGGCAAACTCCGCGACTTCGTAAAAGAAGCGGGCATAACCGTCCTAGAGGACAAGGCCCAGCTCCAGGAGGTCATAGAGGCCATTAAAAGGCTCAACCTACTCCCTGCAGACACCATTATAGCTCTGACATGCAGGCACTATGGTATCGATACCATCCTCACCTTCGACGAGGACTTCAGGCGGGTGCCATGGCTCAGAGTACTCCCGTGA
- a CDS encoding antitoxin family protein has product MSRIIRVKYEKGVLRPLDSVEFREGEELLVKIVSAEEKRRILRIVPWGPRTSPERAPRPVHARC; this is encoded by the coding sequence TTGTCTAGGATCATCCGTGTCAAGTACGAGAAAGGAGTACTAAGGCCTCTTGACAGCGTGGAGTTCCGGGAGGGCGAGGAGCTGCTAGTGAAGATAGTCAGTGCTGAGGAGAAGAGGCGTATCCTCCGAATAGTACCGTGGGGTCCTCGGACCAGCCCCGAAAGAGCTCCTCGACCAGTTCATGCTCGATGCTGA
- a CDS encoding TIGR04013 family B12-binding domain/radical SAM domain-containing protein yields MVARRVVFIARVVYGARNAFAHLASALEDSGLLGRGVDLVFVGDDPLPLARGLEERGLRPVVLYGLSTPVFLELMGEVSRVSRRYPVVVGGPHAEGAYWQLLRLGVYAAVVGDGENAVVALAEHFLGERGLEDVPNIAYRVPGGGFRVTRIELVELDDYRPYSSRYGLYPPIEIMRGCPYGCKFCQVPWLFKARVRYRSPGRVAEAAREYVAAGRKRIRFVAPIGFAYMARGPGEPDPGAIEELLRGVREAGGEPYLGSFPSEARPEYVTPEVLEVVRRYAANRRISVGLQSGSNRLLDAVGRGHTVEDAVDAVELIHRYGFQAVVDIIFGLPGETEEDVEATVEIMYRLADMGARLRLHTFLPLPGTPLAKARPQPIHPRYREAVKRLLGRGVLEGDWEPQEKLAIDMYCLTALDPAPTRHPRPLGEAENLCATRWAEWARILEQLEA; encoded by the coding sequence GTGGTGGCGCGGCGGGTCGTGTTCATAGCGCGGGTTGTGTATGGTGCCCGTAATGCTTTCGCCCACTTGGCTTCGGCTCTAGAGGATAGTGGGCTCCTCGGCCGCGGCGTGGATCTCGTCTTTGTGGGGGATGACCCGCTGCCCCTAGCCCGTGGGCTGGAGGAGCGTGGGCTCCGGCCTGTGGTGCTCTATGGGCTTTCTACGCCGGTCTTCCTGGAGCTGATGGGGGAGGTTTCCCGGGTCTCGCGGCGCTACCCTGTGGTGGTTGGCGGCCCCCATGCGGAGGGCGCTTACTGGCAGCTGCTGCGCCTGGGGGTCTACGCGGCGGTCGTCGGCGACGGCGAGAACGCGGTAGTGGCGCTGGCGGAGCACTTCCTCGGCGAGCGCGGGCTCGAGGACGTGCCCAACATAGCGTACCGCGTGCCGGGCGGCGGGTTCCGTGTGACCAGGATAGAGCTGGTCGAGCTGGACGACTACAGGCCGTACAGCAGCAGGTACGGCCTCTACCCGCCCATCGAGATAATGAGGGGCTGCCCTTACGGCTGCAAGTTCTGCCAGGTGCCCTGGCTCTTCAAGGCCCGTGTACGCTACCGGTCCCCGGGGCGGGTCGCGGAGGCGGCGCGGGAGTACGTGGCTGCGGGGCGGAAGAGGATACGTTTCGTAGCCCCAATAGGCTTCGCCTACATGGCCCGGGGCCCCGGCGAGCCAGACCCCGGCGCCATCGAGGAGCTGCTGCGGGGTGTCCGCGAGGCGGGCGGCGAGCCCTACCTCGGCAGCTTCCCGAGCGAGGCTAGGCCAGAGTACGTGACCCCCGAGGTCCTCGAGGTGGTCCGCCGCTACGCGGCCAACCGCAGGATATCCGTCGGCCTACAGTCGGGCAGCAACCGGCTCCTCGACGCGGTGGGCCGGGGCCACACCGTGGAGGACGCCGTTGATGCGGTCGAGCTGATACACCGGTACGGCTTCCAGGCCGTGGTGGACATAATCTTCGGCCTACCCGGGGAGACCGAGGAGGACGTAGAGGCGACGGTCGAGATAATGTACAGGCTAGCCGATATGGGGGCTCGTCTCCGGCTCCACACCTTCCTCCCTCTCCCCGGAACCCCTCTCGCAAAGGCGAGGCCCCAGCCCATACACCCGAGGTACCGGGAGGCGGTCAAGCGGCTCCTCGGCCGCGGCGTGCTAGAAGGCGACTGGGAGCCGCAGGAGAAGCTGGCCATAGACATGTACTGTCTAACCGCCCTAGACCCCGCGCCGACAAGGCACCCCCGGCCCCTAGGCGAGGCAGAGAACCTCTGCGCCACCAGGTGGGCGGAGTGGGCTAGAATACTCGAGCAGCTAGAGGCCTAG
- a CDS encoding 2-oxoacid:acceptor oxidoreductase family protein has protein sequence MTPYPSSDGLLEALRSTVELRFHGRGGQGAVTAATLLVRAALLEGKWGQAIPSFGAERRGAHVLAFARVAEKPVPLHSMVRRPDVVVVLDPSLIRVEKRKVLHGVKPGAKIVANIPEPVDLEGSDARLYWVNATRIAQDLGLVVAGWPVVNTAMLGALARATGLVSIDSVVEAIMEYWSGRPRVAELNAEAARRAYAETREAIARPAEVAQP, from the coding sequence TTGACGCCATACCCGTCTAGCGATGGGCTTCTTGAGGCGCTGAGGAGCACCGTCGAGCTCCGGTTCCATGGCCGTGGAGGCCAGGGTGCTGTCACCGCTGCTACCCTCCTAGTCCGCGCGGCACTACTAGAGGGCAAGTGGGGCCAAGCTATCCCCAGCTTCGGCGCCGAGAGGCGTGGCGCTCACGTGCTCGCCTTCGCCCGTGTGGCTGAGAAGCCCGTGCCCCTCCACAGCATGGTAAGGAGGCCCGACGTCGTGGTGGTCCTGGACCCGTCGCTTATACGCGTTGAGAAGAGGAAGGTGCTCCACGGCGTCAAGCCTGGCGCAAAGATAGTGGCTAACATCCCGGAGCCCGTGGACCTCGAGGGCTCGGACGCCCGGCTCTACTGGGTTAACGCCACGCGTATCGCGCAGGATCTCGGCCTCGTCGTGGCGGGCTGGCCGGTGGTCAACACCGCGATGCTTGGCGCGCTAGCCCGGGCCACCGGCCTAGTCTCGATAGACTCGGTGGTGGAGGCCATCATGGAGTACTGGAGCGGCAGGCCCCGGGTCGCAGAGCTGAATGCTGAGGCTGCGCGCCGCGCCTACGCCGAGACCCGGGAGGCCATAGCCAGGCCGGCTGAGGTGGCCCAGCCGTGA
- a CDS encoding aldo/keto reductase, which yields MLGRTGLRVSRAGVGLWQAGSRLWGTRGQLRGVREAILRALKLGVNLFDTAELYGGGASERLLGEVLRETGEDAVVTTKVAGFRTTVDSIVKAAEASRRRLGRAPDLLLHHWPPPFYVDVCRVVRGLEGAAEKGLAGYIGVSNYPQPLLARAMECTRRYEIAVNQVHYSLGYRVAENRLKPFMDQHGVALQAWSPLDKGALAGKTRADNMARRLDPVFRAVARDGELQRVLGEAAERLGVSKAVVAAAWLVAKGAFPLVGVRKRSHAEAVAEAARLELPSSIIEALDRASERYRTRWGTCYSELRWSRAVPGPLQALLFRYLLRGI from the coding sequence GTGCTGGGGAGGACGGGGCTCCGTGTCTCGCGTGCCGGGGTGGGTCTCTGGCAGGCTGGCTCCCGGCTATGGGGGACGCGCGGGCAGCTACGCGGGGTCAGGGAGGCCATACTGCGGGCCCTCAAGCTCGGGGTCAACCTGTTTGACACGGCTGAGCTCTACGGTGGCGGCGCCTCGGAGCGCTTGCTTGGCGAGGTGCTGCGCGAGACGGGCGAGGACGCGGTCGTGACCACGAAGGTGGCCGGGTTCCGCACCACCGTGGACTCCATAGTGAAGGCTGCCGAGGCTAGCCGGAGGAGGCTAGGCCGGGCGCCAGACCTGCTCCTGCACCACTGGCCGCCGCCATTCTACGTGGATGTCTGCCGGGTGGTGCGCGGCCTAGAGGGGGCCGCGGAGAAGGGCCTAGCGGGGTACATCGGCGTCTCGAACTACCCCCAGCCACTCCTAGCCAGGGCCATGGAGTGCACGAGGCGCTACGAGATAGCTGTGAACCAAGTGCACTATAGCCTAGGCTACCGGGTCGCCGAGAACAGGCTCAAGCCCTTCATGGACCAGCACGGCGTAGCGCTACAGGCGTGGAGCCCGCTCGACAAGGGCGCCCTCGCCGGCAAGACCAGGGCCGATAACATGGCCCGCCGCCTCGACCCCGTCTTCCGGGCCGTCGCCCGCGACGGGGAGCTGCAGAGGGTCCTCGGGGAGGCCGCGGAGAGGCTGGGAGTCTCCAAGGCGGTGGTGGCGGCAGCATGGCTGGTCGCTAAGGGGGCCTTCCCGCTCGTAGGCGTCCGGAAGAGGAGCCACGCCGAGGCAGTGGCCGAGGCTGCGCGGCTAGAGCTGCCGAGCAGCATCATCGAGGCGCTGGACCGGGCTAGCGAGCGCTACCGCACGCGCTGGGGCACGTGCTACAGCGAGCTACGCTGGAGCCGCGCTGTGCCCGGCCCACTGCAGGCACTGCTATTCCGCTACCTGCTACGAGGCATATAG
- a CDS encoding B12-binding domain-containing radical SAM protein produces the protein MPPRTLQGLREHGVVAKRCRSCLRVALLYPAVYSAAVASLAYQNLYYMLNSIDYVQAERLVATSMAGEEPPPRSLETGTPLDRFDLVLVPVSYELDYVTMARMLEAAGVPALRRARQPGDHPLVVVGGPVPSMNPAVALELADLVLVGEAEETVPRLAEQLYTGGREAVHGLACRRGFLAPGCSEPVGKAVAWSLDEAFHSTLQFRVPGSGEPWGEAYMVEASRGCPHMCRFCMEAHFLLPTRHRSLGRLKQLIEQGVEANGVRRVAFYALSFFDHPSADELLEWVVGEGLEATIGSLRADLLDEDRVELLHAAGQRVVTVAPETLSPRLCRATGKCIMIDVVEEIAGWAWRRRMHIKLYLMLGLPGETDRDIEDYVEQLRRLSRRAPPARDAIRVTVNPLVPKPWTPFQYLPLVDRKTYERRVRVLRRAQSKVLSIDALSYRYAYAQAVIARGDGRVAELVAEWARLGGRLGQLWTAARRLGVNPDSYAHGPPEERPWEHLVRPGYPPAALRDSYRAALASLKA, from the coding sequence ATGCCTCCGAGAACTCTGCAGGGGCTCCGGGAGCACGGGGTCGTGGCTAAGCGGTGCCGCAGCTGCCTACGCGTGGCGCTGCTGTACCCAGCGGTGTACAGCGCGGCTGTGGCTAGCCTAGCCTACCAGAACCTCTACTACATGCTCAACAGCATCGACTACGTCCAGGCAGAGCGGCTCGTAGCAACCAGCATGGCGGGCGAGGAGCCGCCCCCACGGAGCCTAGAGACCGGTACGCCCCTCGACAGGTTCGACCTCGTGCTTGTTCCCGTCAGCTACGAGCTAGACTACGTGACTATGGCCCGCATGCTAGAGGCGGCTGGAGTGCCAGCGCTACGCCGCGCGAGACAGCCGGGGGACCACCCCCTCGTCGTCGTCGGAGGCCCTGTCCCCAGCATGAACCCCGCCGTAGCCCTGGAGCTGGCCGACCTCGTGCTCGTCGGCGAAGCGGAGGAGACCGTGCCAAGGCTAGCAGAGCAGCTCTACACCGGCGGCCGGGAGGCGGTCCACGGGCTCGCCTGCCGCCGTGGCTTCCTGGCACCGGGCTGCAGCGAGCCCGTCGGGAAGGCCGTCGCCTGGAGCCTTGACGAGGCGTTCCACTCTACGCTTCAGTTCCGGGTGCCCGGCAGCGGCGAGCCCTGGGGAGAAGCCTACATGGTGGAGGCTAGCCGCGGCTGCCCCCACATGTGCAGGTTCTGCATGGAGGCCCACTTCCTCCTCCCGACCCGGCACCGGAGCCTCGGGCGGCTAAAGCAGCTGATAGAGCAGGGCGTGGAGGCCAACGGGGTGAGGAGGGTCGCCTTCTACGCGCTCAGCTTCTTCGACCATCCCTCCGCCGACGAGCTGCTGGAGTGGGTTGTGGGCGAGGGCCTAGAGGCGACGATAGGCAGTCTCCGCGCCGACCTCCTAGACGAGGACCGGGTAGAGCTGCTCCACGCGGCGGGCCAGCGCGTGGTCACGGTGGCCCCGGAGACCCTGAGCCCCCGGCTATGCCGCGCCACGGGCAAGTGCATAATGATTGACGTTGTCGAGGAGATAGCCGGGTGGGCGTGGCGCCGGAGGATGCACATAAAGCTGTACCTCATGCTCGGACTCCCCGGCGAGACAGACCGCGACATAGAGGACTACGTGGAGCAGCTACGCAGGCTCAGCCGCCGCGCGCCCCCAGCCCGCGACGCGATACGGGTCACAGTGAACCCCCTCGTACCGAAGCCCTGGACGCCCTTCCAGTACCTCCCCCTAGTGGACCGAAAGACCTACGAGCGCCGGGTCCGCGTGCTCCGGCGGGCCCAGAGCAAGGTGCTCAGCATAGACGCGCTGAGCTACCGCTACGCCTACGCCCAGGCAGTGATCGCGCGCGGCGACGGGAGAGTAGCCGAGCTAGTCGCCGAGTGGGCCCGGCTCGGCGGCCGGCTAGGCCAGCTATGGACAGCCGCCCGGAGGCTAGGAGTAAACCCCGACAGCTACGCCCACGGCCCGCCAGAGGAGCGGCCCTGGGAGCACCTAGTCCGGCCAGGCTACCCACCAGCAGCACTAAGAGACTCATACCGCGCGGCACTAGCAAGCCTCAAAGCATAG
- a CDS encoding aldehyde ferredoxin oxidoreductase family protein: MALPGYAGRVAFINLSSGRVRVEELDKDAARLFLGGKGLLYLLGYKLIAPSAEPLDPRENKLIIAAGALAAHAPGASKTGFLAKSPLTGILCDTYAGQVFAGKLRLAGFDALVISGRSEEPVYIYVENGEIEVRPARHLWGSGAVEVVEAIRRETRWGASVAAIGPAGERLVRYANIMVDGFRAAGRCGLGAVMGAMGLKAVAVWGSRVPERARPDEWRRLYLEVYKRIRDDEPTRSWARYGTNDGVSVCSRLSMCPGWHWRRPWLPPEEAQKLGGDTVLEREAPRSVYKRYAGVIWGWGCPTKCSKLASPRRKGLEHIVVKPEYENLAMLGLAPGVLDVDEVLYTEWLVNNLGLDSISFGETASWLMELYEEGLVQRSELAGMENEPRFGSPEAVRELARLVAERRGIGAVLAEGVEKASRILGRGSDRAVHVKGLEAAAWDPRGRRGLVVSYATADVGASHLRGWPRPHQPPSRGPAAEMVESLIADRDWKALLDSMGLCSFLPYTREEVARLYSAVTGVEARPEDLLLVGWRAEALARIHAALAGRVPEGDTAPKRWMEPVPEGPMKGEKAARDQHDLEEAIREFYRRRGYHSIYGIPLPETLERLGLGWAAGDAEKALREAEKRTTAEE, translated from the coding sequence TTGGCTCTGCCTGGGTACGCTGGCCGGGTAGCTTTCATCAACCTCTCCTCGGGCCGGGTCCGCGTCGAGGAGCTAGACAAGGACGCTGCGAGGCTCTTCCTGGGGGGCAAGGGGCTACTCTACCTCCTCGGCTACAAGCTGATAGCGCCGAGCGCTGAGCCCCTCGACCCCCGCGAGAACAAGCTCATCATAGCGGCTGGGGCGCTGGCAGCCCACGCCCCGGGAGCCTCCAAGACGGGGTTCCTGGCTAAGAGCCCCCTGACGGGGATCCTCTGCGACACCTACGCCGGCCAGGTGTTCGCGGGCAAGCTCCGCCTAGCAGGCTTCGACGCCCTCGTTATCAGCGGCCGCTCCGAGGAGCCCGTCTACATCTACGTGGAGAACGGCGAGATCGAGGTGAGGCCTGCCCGGCACCTATGGGGCAGCGGCGCGGTAGAGGTCGTGGAGGCGATCCGTAGGGAGACCCGCTGGGGCGCCAGCGTGGCGGCGATAGGCCCGGCGGGGGAGAGGCTTGTCCGCTACGCGAACATAATGGTTGACGGCTTCCGGGCTGCGGGCCGCTGCGGCCTCGGCGCGGTAATGGGCGCGATGGGGCTGAAGGCGGTAGCTGTCTGGGGTAGCCGTGTCCCCGAGAGGGCCCGGCCAGACGAGTGGAGGAGACTCTACCTTGAGGTCTACAAGCGTATACGCGACGACGAGCCCACCAGGAGCTGGGCCCGCTACGGCACCAACGACGGCGTCTCCGTCTGCAGCAGGCTAAGCATGTGCCCAGGCTGGCACTGGCGCCGGCCCTGGCTCCCACCGGAGGAGGCCCAGAAGCTAGGCGGCGACACCGTTCTAGAGCGCGAGGCGCCGCGCAGCGTCTACAAGAGGTACGCCGGCGTCATCTGGGGCTGGGGCTGCCCGACTAAGTGCAGCAAGCTAGCCTCCCCCAGGAGGAAGGGGCTCGAGCACATAGTGGTCAAGCCCGAGTACGAGAACCTCGCTATGCTCGGCCTAGCCCCCGGCGTCCTCGACGTCGACGAGGTGCTCTACACCGAGTGGCTCGTCAACAACCTAGGCCTCGACAGTATAAGCTTCGGCGAGACGGCGTCCTGGCTCATGGAGCTCTACGAGGAGGGCCTGGTGCAGCGGAGCGAGCTAGCAGGCATGGAGAACGAGCCCAGGTTCGGCAGCCCCGAGGCGGTCCGGGAGCTAGCACGGCTAGTCGCGGAGCGCCGCGGGATAGGCGCGGTGCTGGCAGAAGGCGTGGAGAAGGCCTCCCGTATACTCGGCCGCGGCTCCGACCGGGCAGTCCACGTTAAGGGCCTCGAGGCGGCAGCCTGGGACCCGCGTGGCCGCCGCGGCCTAGTAGTGAGCTACGCCACAGCCGACGTGGGTGCCAGCCATCTCAGGGGCTGGCCGAGGCCACACCAGCCGCCGAGCCGCGGCCCGGCCGCCGAGATGGTGGAGAGCCTCATAGCCGACCGCGACTGGAAGGCGCTGCTGGACAGCATGGGGCTCTGCAGCTTCCTCCCATACACCCGCGAGGAGGTAGCCAGGCTATACAGCGCTGTCACGGGGGTCGAGGCCCGGCCGGAGGACCTCCTGCTAGTCGGCTGGAGGGCCGAGGCCCTCGCAAGGATACACGCAGCACTAGCCGGCAGAGTCCCCGAGGGCGACACGGCGCCGAAGCGCTGGATGGAGCCAGTCCCCGAGGGCCCAATGAAGGGCGAGAAGGCGGCCCGGGACCAACACGACCTAGAAGAGGCTATAAGGGAGTTCTACCGCAGACGCGGCTACCACAGCATCTACGGCATACCCCTCCCAGAGACCCTAGAGCGGCTAGGCCTAGGCTGGGCGGCGGGAGACGCCGAGAAGGCGCTAAGAGAAGCCGAGAAGAGGACCACGGCCGAGGAGTAA
- a CDS encoding FAD-binding oxidoreductase, with amino-acid sequence MARVDVLVIGAGIVGLATAFHVKQQCPSCSVALVDKHPGPGHGDTGRSAASFRAFFYSRTNMALAATSIAFYRSIQEKEGFDLGMRFIGYLFLLSRDQYRAVEPVLQELRRRGLGYRVYSPEELEEGLGLRTRLRGDEEAELMELPDVEVGVLAENAGIMRPERLVEYYSSRITEMGVKTMYGTRVERLIVEPEEPLGLSYEPLPWQRARVAGALTSQGEIRADVTVVAAGAESPALLDPIGVDVHAKPKKRQVFVVRASSPGLQRLLHAEGFNKHGIAPFILLPKGVYVRPAPEDNAFWVGTSDHLGRPFRWEPDPQPEEPFYTYGVYPVLRSYLPAFEGARPAAAWAGFYDESIDGQPVVFSEPGLVVAAGTSGSGIMKADAVGRIAAALALGRKKATLYGGEEINASILGTRSRQIEDEKLVI; translated from the coding sequence ATGGCCAGGGTAGACGTGCTGGTGATAGGAGCCGGGATAGTAGGGCTTGCCACAGCCTTCCACGTCAAGCAGCAGTGCCCCAGCTGCAGCGTAGCCTTGGTGGACAAGCACCCCGGCCCCGGCCACGGCGACACGGGGAGGAGCGCTGCCTCGTTCCGCGCGTTCTTCTACTCGCGCACGAACATGGCGCTAGCTGCCACAAGTATAGCGTTCTACCGGAGCATACAGGAGAAAGAGGGATTCGACCTAGGAATGAGGTTCATCGGCTACCTCTTCCTGCTCAGCAGGGACCAGTACCGGGCCGTAGAGCCGGTGCTCCAGGAGCTACGGCGCCGCGGCCTAGGCTACCGCGTCTACAGCCCTGAGGAGCTAGAGGAGGGCCTCGGGCTACGGACACGCCTCCGCGGCGACGAAGAGGCAGAACTCATGGAGCTCCCCGACGTAGAGGTCGGAGTCCTCGCCGAGAACGCTGGGATAATGCGTCCAGAGAGGCTCGTCGAGTACTACAGCTCCAGGATAACCGAGATGGGCGTCAAAACCATGTACGGCACTAGGGTCGAGAGGCTCATAGTGGAGCCCGAGGAGCCTCTAGGCCTCTCCTACGAGCCCCTCCCCTGGCAGCGGGCCCGGGTAGCTGGCGCTCTAACGAGCCAGGGCGAGATACGTGCAGATGTGACAGTAGTGGCAGCTGGCGCCGAGTCCCCAGCGCTCCTCGACCCGATAGGCGTAGACGTGCACGCTAAGCCGAAGAAGAGGCAGGTATTCGTAGTCCGTGCCAGCAGCCCGGGGCTCCAGAGGCTCCTACACGCGGAGGGATTCAACAAGCACGGCATAGCGCCCTTCATACTCCTACCCAAGGGTGTCTACGTCCGCCCGGCCCCCGAGGACAACGCGTTCTGGGTAGGCACCTCCGACCACCTAGGCCGGCCATTCCGCTGGGAGCCTGACCCCCAGCCCGAGGAGCCGTTCTACACCTACGGGGTCTACCCCGTCCTACGCAGCTACCTGCCAGCCTTCGAGGGCGCCAGGCCAGCAGCGGCCTGGGCAGGCTTTTACGACGAGTCGATAGACGGGCAGCCAGTGGTCTTCAGCGAGCCCGGCCTAGTCGTCGCAGCGGGGACAAGCGGCAGCGGGATAATGAAGGCAGACGCGGTGGGCAGGATAGCAGCAGCCCTCGCCCTCGGCAGGAAGAAGGCCACGCTCTATGGCGGCGAGGAGATAAACGCCAGTATCCTCGGCACCCGGAGCCGCCAGATAGAAGACGAGAAGCTAGTCATCTAG